The proteins below come from a single Papaver somniferum cultivar HN1 chromosome 11, ASM357369v1, whole genome shotgun sequence genomic window:
- the LOC113321360 gene encoding phospholipase A1 PLIP1, chloroplastic-like, protein MGCTSMSISTSHIAAATKDIYKEHNNKCNLRRSNSNMEICQRASLRRSHSDPQLRYSIRATSTESKLKTSKSSVGIFHQFQISSSLLPNKVRSLLFETDKMKLVEHHEREEVEEHEHLHEEEEREQEKRANWVERLLELRSQWKNRQSYDQIIEEEEDDYDHVGGCEANYDSEFEEEEVEFDRETFSKLLTRVPWSDTKLYSQLAFLCNMAYVIPEIKAQDLRKYYNLYFVTSSLEKKAEAALKVKLDQGSAFTDMPISSSLLIEEEVLAAYEQPKRLARPSVAYNIAASAATYIHSRAKGLLSLGYNPPSMDEDAEVERRIMMREEYGGECSPRVYKKPEVAAYVAASTMTTVVAAEENVKQEAANELQSLHSSPCEWFICDDPSTFTRCFIIQGSDSLASWQANLFFEPTKFEGTDVLVHRGIYEAAKGIYEQFMPEILNHLRTYGDFAKVRFIGHSLGGSLSLLVNLMLLSRGVLESSTLLPVVTFGSPSVFCGGVRILKELGLDENHVHSVMMHRDIVPRAFSCNYPNHVAQVLKRLNGTFRSHPCLNKNKMLYTPLGQLFILQPDEKLSPSHPLLPPGGALYALDKTQCGSHLGIKSALKAFLNSPHPLETLSDPTAYGSEGTILRDHDSSNYLKAMNGVLRQRTKLVVRKSRKERLHHLWPLLTTSQSWRHRQHLESPDLIPKEVISGA, encoded by the exons atggGTTGCACTTCAATGAGCATATCAACATCTCATATAGCAGCGGCAACAAAAGATATCTATAAAGAGCACAACAACAAATGTAATCTCCGCCGGTCAAATTCTAACATGGAAATATGTCAACGTGCGAGTTTAAGGAGATCACATTCCGACCCACAACTCCGGTATTCGATTCGTGCGACATCAACAGAGTCGAAATTGAAAACTAGTAAGTCATCAGTGGGTATATTTCATCAATTCCAAATCTCAAGTTCGTTGCTTCCGAATAAAGTACGGTCGCTTTTGTTCGAAACGgataaaatgaaactagttgagCATCATGAGAGGGAGGAAGTGGAGGAACATGAACATCTTCATGAGGAGGAAGAGAGGGAGCAGGAGAAGAGAGCTAATTGGGTAGAAAGACTTTTAGAGCTTAGAAGCCAGTGGAAGAATCGACAGTCGTATGATCAAATAatcgaagaagaggaggatgattATGACCATGTAGGAGGTTGTGAGGCCAATTATGATTCAGAATTTGAGGAAGAAGAAGTGGAATTTGATAGAGAAACCTTCTCCAAGTTGTTGACAAGAGTTCCATGGTCTGACACGAAACTGTATTCTCAGCTGGCTTTTCTCTGCAACATGGCTTATGTGATACCTGAAATCAAG GCTCAAGACTTGAGGAAATACTACAATCTATATTTTGTGACATCTTCCTTGGAGAAGAAAGCTGAAGCTGCACTGAAAGTGAAGCTCGATCAGGGATCCGCCTTTACTGACATGCccatctcttcttctttgttaATTGAGGAAGAAGTACTGGCAGCTTATGAACAACCCAAGCGTCTCGCTCGTCCATCTGTAGCTTATAACATTGCTGCTTCCGCAGCAACTTACATTCATTCTCGTGCAAAGGGTCTCCTTTCGTTGGGATACAACCCTCCCTCTATGGATGAGGATGCAGAGGTAGAGAGACGAATCATGATGCGGGAGGAATATGGAGGCGAGTGCTCACCTAGAGTATACAAGAAACCTGAGGTTGCAGCTTATGTTGCAGCTTCAACGATGACTACCGTGGTGGCTGCTGAGGAAAATGTAAAGCAAGAAGCAGCTAACGAACTCCAGTCGTTACATTCCTCACCTTGTGAATGGTTCATCTGTGATGATCCAAGCACGTTTACTCGTTGCTTCATCATTCAG GGTTCAGACTCACTGGCATCTTGGCAGGCAAACCTCTTTTTTGAACCCACCAAATTTGAG GGAACAGACGTTTTGGTACACAGAGGTATTTATGAAGCAGCAAAGGGTATATATGAGCAATTCATGCCAGAAATCTTAAACCATTTGAGAACATATGGAGATTTCGCGAAAGTTAGATTCATTGGTCATTCCCTTGGAGGAAGCCTGTCACTCCTGGTCAACCTAATGCTCTTATCTAGAGGGGTACTGGAATCATCAACTCTGCTACCAGTTGTCACCTTTGGCTCTCCATCTGTATTCTGCGGCGGTGTCCGTATACTAAAAGAATTGGGATTGGATGAGAATCATGTTCACTCTGTTATGATGCACAGAGATATTGTGCCAAGAGCCTTTTCTTGCAACTACCCTAACCATGTGGCACAAGTACTAAAGCGTCTCAATGGAACCTTCCGGTCCCATCCTTGCCTCAATAAAAAT AAAATGTTGTATACTCCGTTGGGTCAGTTATTCATTCTACAACCAGATGAGAAACTATCTCCCTCACACCCTCTACTGCCACCTGGCGGAGCCTTATATGCCTTGGACAAGACTCAATGTGGTTCACATTTGGGCATAAAAAGTGCCTTAAAGGCTTTTCTCAATTCCCCTCACCCACTAGAGACTTTAAGCGATCCTACAGCTTACGGTTCAGAAGGAACAATTCTAAGAGATCATGACTCGAGCAATTACCTGAAGGCCATGAATGGTGTTCTCCGCCAACGAACTAAGCTCGTGGTAAGAAAATCGAGGAAGGAGAGACTACACCATTTGTGGCCACTTCTGACAACTTCACAATCATGGAGACATCGACAACATTTGGAGAGTCCTGATTTGATCCCTAAAGAAGTTATTTCTGGGGCATGA